The Brienomyrus brachyistius isolate T26 chromosome 9, BBRACH_0.4, whole genome shotgun sequence genome contains the following window.
AGATTCTTTAGAAATCCGCTTAGAAAACAGAGTTCAACACAGAAAAAAATTTACATCTGCCAAAGACAGGATATCACACAAGAAAAACCTCctcggtaaaaaaaaaaggcacaaCAAAACGAGAGCGAGCTTCTGGTAATTGGGCAGGTCCCAGGCGTGTGCAAAGCTGGGTGATTTCTGGGCTCTGGTTAGGCATCCTACGGGTGGCTGGGGGGCTGATTAAGGTCAATGCTGGGGCCATGATCTGTACTGCTCAGTCATGTGATTGATGCTGGTCCAGATCCATCCCATGTTCCTTATTCCGTCTCTGTCATATAGCacgttctgcttttgttttgacAGAGCAATTCAAGTCACAAGGAGTTCCACTCCCAGTGTTTCATTCACTCCCATTGCAAAAAGACCAAAAAGTTGCAGAGAGTGGCATGGCACTGCCGCCCCTCACCCACAGGGCTAGTCAGAAGACAAGCAGTCTGGCTGACTGGCGTCCCAAAACTGCGCCTGAgtgcgtgtatatatatatcctgCTGACATCCCCAAACTGTGCCTGAATGTATATATGCCCTGCTGACGTCCCTAAACTATGCCTGAGTGTATATATGCCCTGCTGACATCCCCAAACTATGcctgagtgtgtgtatatatatcctgctgtgtgtatatatgcctTGCTAACGTCCCTAAACTATACCTGAGTGTATATATGCCCTGCTGACGTCCCCAAACTGCGcctgagtgtgtgtatatatatcctgctgtgtgtatatatgcctTGCTGACGTGCCTAAACTATACCTGAGTGTATATATGCCCTGCTGACGTCCCCAAACTGCGcctgagtgtgtgtatatatatcctgctgtgtgtatatatgcccTGCTGACGTCCCTAAACTATGcctgagtgtgtgtatatatatcctgctgtgtgtatatatgcccTGCTGTGTGTATATAGATCCTGCTGACATCCCCAAACTGCGCCTAAGTGTATATATGCCCTGCTGGAGTTCCACTCCCAGTGTTTCATTCACTCCctgctgtgtgtatatatgcccTGCTGACGTCCTCAAACTGCGCCTGAGTGTATATATGCCctgctgtgtgtatatatgcccTGCTGACGTCCCTAAACTATGCCTGAGTGTATATATGCCctgctgtgtgtatatatgccctgctgtgtgtatatatgtcctGCTGACATCCCCAAACTGcgcctgagtgtgtgtgtatatgccctgctatgtgtatatatgccctgctgtgtgtatatattgccctgctgtgtgtatatataccctgctgtgtgtatatatgactGCTGACATCCCCAAACTGCGcctgagtgtgtgtatatatgccctgctgtgtgtatatatgcctTGCTGACGTCCCCAAACTGCGCCTGAGTGTGTGCATATATGCCCTGCTGTGTGTATATGCcctgctgtgtgtatatgtgtcctgctgtgtgtatatattgccctgctgtgtgtatatatgactGCTGACATCCCCAAACTGCGCCTGAGTTTGTGTATATATGCCctgctgtgtgtatatatgcctTGCTGACGTCCCCAAACTGCGcctgagtgtgtgtatatatgccctgctgtgtgtatatgccctgctgtgtgtatatatgccctgctgtgtgtatatatgccctgctgtgtgtatatatgtcctGCTGACATCCCCAAACTACGcctgagtgtgtgtatatatgccctgctgtgtgtatatgccctgctgtgtgtatatatgccctgctgtgtgtatatatgccctgctgtgtgtatatatgcctTGCTGACGTCCCCAAACTGCGCctgagtgtgtatatatatgccctgctgtgtgtatatgccctgctgtgtgtatatatgactGCTGACATCCCCAAACTGCGCCTGAGTTTGTGTATATATGCCCTGCTGTGTGTATATgccctgctgtgtgtgtatatgccctgctgtgtgtatatatgccctgctgtgtgtatatatgtcctGCTGACATCCCCAGACTGCGCctgagtgtgtgtatacacaccgGGATAAGCATGTAGAAGATGGCTGAATGTACAGGAAGTCGTCACAAAGTCGTTTAGCCATCTACAGGTTCCCTCTCCCATCTGTGAACTTCACCTCATCCCATCCCTCCTGCCCCACCACTCTGTTGTTGTTCCTACATCACTTTGGCATCCCCTGCTGCACGGGTTCGAGCTGCCGACCTGCCCCTCACCTGAAGCAGGTTGTTGTAGATGTCCAGGCCCTTGCCAGCCTGCAGCAGGATCTGAATCAGCCTCCGGACCACGCTTTCCAGCCCCTGCACCACTGCAATGTGCAGAGCCCTGGAACGACAGCGTGCGGCACACTGTTAAAGGCTGCCTTCATGGAAAGGGCCACATGTCCACAAGAGACAGGCACTTTAATCCATTACACTGAATGACACTACAGCAGCCCCTAAAACCAGATGACTCACTGACTCACCATCTGACCTGTAAGGCTTACAATGATTGATTGAGACTCTGACTGACCTATTCAGCTGATCGACTCCAACATGACTCACCAATCATGTTTGCAAAAAGTACATGGTAAAGGGAAATCATTATCATTGCATCTCACAGTTCTTTTTTCACAGCTCTAGCAGGAACAGGGGATAAAAGAGGGGCCCTTGAGAAACCATAATAGTTTTTTTCTTAACCTTCTTCCAGTAACAGCAAAGCCTGtttgatgtcatttcctgtgttCAGGAACAACGGATggttcttttgaataataattattattactgcttcTACAGGGGCTTTCTGCGGGTTGTTTCAGTCTTTCagtgttctttttttttatgaaaactcGGGAATGAAAGACCAAAAGTAGTGATGCAAAAagaagtaattaaaaaaataattataaagaaAGATGAGAAGATTTGCATAAATATTTGAATGGTAAATGTAATTCCAGGTGAAAGCGCAGATCTTTCTCCAAAATAAAAAGGCAAATGCAGTCTTGCTGATAGCTCACACCAGGGTCATGATTGTATTGCTGTTTTGAGACAAAATATGCTTGCTGTAAACAGGGTAGGAAGTTCTCAGTGCTCTAAACAGACTCTTCATAATCATGAAGCATAAACCAAATACAAAATGCATAGGAGATGGGAGATATACACGATGATTTAATAAAAATGAGAAATAGAAATGAAAGACCTCCCTCCCAACACtgaccacctgtgacatcgttTTGACAGTAATGGATGAAGTCAGAAGTTGGTTCTGAAAAAGAGAAGCAGTGCTTGTCCATATTTTTTTCTCACAGCTGCCTTTATAGTGAGGTTATACCCTTCATAAGAAGTATATGAAGCCATTCCTGGTAATCATTTACTATATTAATCTGCCCGGAAACCCGATTTCATTTTAAACTCCTTTGTAAAGGTGAACCAGGAATTGCCAATTAAATACAGCAAAAGAGTCATATCAAATGTATTAGGGAGCACAAGAGTCTGTGACAAAAAGTGTCACACGATTGCTGTGCGCAGTAAACCTGGTGAACACAGAGGATGCACACCTTCGTTATGGAGGCATGAAAATATCCGGTGAGCACACCTAATGTCACCACAAACACACTCTTTAACTCGGATCGAGACACAGCAAAGTTAAATCTGATAGTGCTCCAAGTAAGGGCTGCCTTTTTGTCGGCTGCAGCTCTCAAGACGAAACTGCACCTAGCTCTTCTGTTCCTGGAAGAGGGGCTGACCACAGCCCCAGATAACCTCAGTTGACTGACGCAGAAACCCGGGTGTAGACACAGACAAGGTTtacagagagagaaggagagagagaggagaccgCAATGATGCCATCAAATGGCGTATTTTGTTTTGGGGCAGGGGGCTCATATCCCATGTGGTCAGAGCTAAGCAGCGAGAAGATGATGTAAACAGTCCCGCTTGCTATGGTAATGAGAGCCTAAAGAAAGCTTACCAGAAGTCAGCCAGTCAACAGGACATGTGacagtgctccccccccccccacctcaggcGCTCACCTGTCTGCCGTGACTACTGTGCCACCCGACTTGGCAGGAAAGCAGCAAAGGGAGGATGCCGAGGCAGGCGAGAGGCTTGCTGGAGGAGTGCTAAGCCAGGAAATGAGCGGCGGATGTTTGGGTTTATGAGTTCATTCATTTAAGGCGGTTCTTCAGGCAGAGGGATAGAATGAGAAGACACAAGCACCTGAGGAAACCACCGGCCCACTTCCGATTGCGCTTTCTCGCAGGTTTTCCCGAAACTGAGGGGCTAGAGGCGCTGAGAACGAGACGGGCCGGCATTGCCGGCGTTCCTTTGACGTAAGAGCCAACACACAGGAAGTGCCGGAAAGAGGTGGGGTGCAGGGCGATGGACATCTCGCTGTTCTGCACTGTAACCGCATTTTGGGTCGTCCCGGTGGTAACTGGAGATTTCATTTATCAGTTTTTAATATAAAAGTTCCCAGTCTCTCTCATTATCATTAGCTGTATAGGAaattttaaagttatttttgcAAATAACCATGGGTGTCTTAGAGACAAGCAGCCACACAATCTTTGTAGACTCTATCCTGGATTTATGTGCATGATGGTTTTACCATGAGGGTGCAACcagaatgcattttaaaaaagaaGTTACTACCCTGTATTCAGTCTCTGGTACTGTTATTTTGAACCTTCACCAACTTACAGCCAACAAATTAAGTATTCAGAGCTTTAGGAATCATCTATTAATGCTAACTGCTAATAGCTAAGCTCTCTTAGTTCTGTGCAATCATCATGAAACAATAAACTGAAATTTGTATTGTAATTAAAAGCACACCTGCATAGTTTTGGATTGTAATTATGCAAAGATTATGCATAATTCTGATACTCGTAACCAAACAGAGTCCAAGAAACTTGACGATGACTTCATGCAACCGTCTAAACACTTAATTTTAGGCGGACTCCTGAAGTATTTGTATGTGGAAGATCTTGGGTAGAATACAGCAAGGACCCCCACCATGTGGTTTGTGGAAATTTCTATCTTTTTAAGGAAAATCACATACAAGAATACAGAGGTGATGAAGGAGACACAAGGGCTGGTAACCCCAGATAGGTCAGCAGCCATACACTAAACaaacataaacataaaaatgGACATTATCATGCTGCAGTCAGATATAGGTAAACCAGAAAATAAGTTTTGAAATGTGCACCCTGTCACTCAAATCTTTTTATTTTCCAAATATATAGTGCGTACATGAATACATGCATACCCAGAGGATCATTTACCCATGAAGAGATCaacaaaatgcaaaaaagtgaaacaacaacaaagaaaCGGAAACATCagccagcaacccccccccccccccccacacacacacacacacacacacacacaaatacacatgtCAATCACAATGCTTCGAAATTGTGTCTTGAGGGTAAATCACTAAGACCTTACAAAACCCACTGTCTTGTTTCTGCCTTCAGGAGGGACGTGTGAGTCCAGTGTCCCTAAATTTCAAAACAAATGAGCAAGGGCCTTGAAACCACAGCTATCTGCTATGGAGTTAAAGGTCAGCATTAAGGAAAGAGACCAAATTAAGTGAAACAGGCTCCTAATGAAACCGGATCCTAATGAATAGCCAAAATGGTAAGCTGGCCTAGTGCCACCCAACATATGAATTTGCACATTTTGCTGGATTCTTTCACAGTTTAACTGAACATTCAAATTATATCCAGAAATATAAGATGCCACTTTGGCAAAACAGCTAGCGGTTTTAGCAGTTTATGAAGTCCAGTATTTTACCAAAGGCATTCAGTCTAATGTTTTTACTCCTGCATGATATTTTGTATCCTTTATTCTGTCACATACATTACTTTTTAAGGATGCTCTCTTGTTGACTATACTCTTGGATACACCATATCCTCATGTTGCTGCTCCCCATGAGAGATCTTTATAGTGACCAGGATCATGTAACAGGTGTAAGTAAAGGTATTAAAATTCAAGTTCACTTGACGTTCTAATTAAATTAAGTTTTGAATGGTAAGGGGGTGGATTCAGCTGAAGTTTAAGTATATGAGTTTATGAGTTTCTATATGAATTTCTAAATGAAGTATTGCTAAAGTTATCATGGTAGCACTACAATGCTTCAAATTTCTACCTTTTCGGATAGCAAAAGCAGAATTAAACATAAAGTGTATAAAAAGTTATAAAGGCAGTACATGGAAGAGAATCAACTTACGTGTCCCCATCATCGTCCTGCCAGGTCGCCATAGTAACCTGTGATGGCTCCATCCGTTCCACTGGAAGGAGAGGAACTGGGGCCAAGGGCAGACTGACAATCTGGTAATAGTCCATTACATTAGGCCTACCTGAAGATGGAATAGGGGGAAAAGCATCAGGTAAAAGTCCATAAAGTCATATTTATTCAGTGTGAAACAAAAGTGCACATTATTCACTAAAATGGAGTTCATATAAGACAAAGAAACTATCCAATGCCTTAGATGAGCA
Protein-coding sequences here:
- the LOC125748330 gene encoding zinc finger protein 418-like, with protein sequence MGEGTCRWLNDFVTTSCTFSHLLHAYPGVYTHTQAQSGDVSRTYIHTAGHIYTQQGIYTHSRAYTHSRAYIHKLRRSLGMSAVIYTHSRAYTHSRAYIYTLRRSLGTSARHIYTQQGIYTHSRAYIHTAGHIHTAGHIYTHSGVVWGCQQDIYTHSRAYIHTAGHIYTQQGIYTQQGIYTHTQAQFGDVSKAYIHTAGHIYTNSGAVWGCQQSYIHTAGQYIHTAGHIYTQQGIYTQQGIYAHTQAQFGDVSKAYIHTAGHIYTHSGAVWGCQQSYIHTAGYIYTQQGNIYTQQGIYTHSRAYTHTLRRSLGMSAGHIYTQQGIYTHSRAYIHSGIV